In a genomic window of Roseiflexus castenholzii DSM 13941:
- a CDS encoding DUF4342 domain-containing protein, which yields MTVQSATETITVDGGTVVEQLRECIAGGNVQRIVIRQGFQPVASFSTIGGMLSAAVQSAINTLASALGHCTIEIERITPESYTRDPDLDTAGIHWIGVAPIPEGAH from the coding sequence ATGACAGTGCAGTCGGCAACCGAAACCATCACCGTCGATGGAGGCACAGTAGTCGAGCAACTTCGAGAGTGTATCGCAGGAGGCAATGTTCAGCGGATCGTCATCAGGCAGGGCTTTCAACCGGTCGCATCCTTTTCGACAATCGGCGGCATGCTGTCGGCGGCGGTGCAGTCGGCGATCAACACGCTGGCGTCCGCGCTTGGTCATTGCACCATTGAAATCGAGCGTATCACGCCAGAGTCGTATACTCGCGATCCTGATCTCGACACGGCAGGCATCCACTGGATCGGCGTTGCCCCGATCCCCGAAGGCGCTCACTGA
- a CDS encoding electron transfer flavoprotein subunit beta/FixA family protein, translated as MHAVVAIKQVPDTSNVRIDPETGTLIREGVPAIVNPYDLHAVEAAVQLKERLGGGQVTVITMGPPKATEALLECVEQGADRAILISDRKFGGADTLATSYVLARAIEVINAELPVDIILFGKQAIDGDTAQVGPGVATRLNIPLITYAVAIEEFDLAARRAVVHRRVEQGIEILETTLPALLTVEKEIAPVRHAPLPRLIAAARYQPEMWTATSPVPFDPQQIGLKGSPTVVGKAYTPPPRSGGDVLSVADLGLDTVVARAMAVIERAHVGNLQSVTE; from the coding sequence ATGCATGCAGTCGTTGCCATCAAACAGGTGCCTGATACCTCAAATGTGCGTATTGATCCCGAAACGGGCACGCTGATCCGCGAAGGAGTTCCTGCCATCGTCAACCCCTACGACCTTCACGCCGTCGAAGCGGCGGTGCAACTCAAAGAACGGCTTGGCGGCGGGCAGGTGACGGTGATCACAATGGGACCGCCGAAAGCAACAGAAGCGCTCCTCGAATGCGTTGAGCAAGGCGCGGATCGCGCGATCCTGATCAGTGATCGCAAGTTTGGCGGCGCTGACACCCTGGCAACCTCGTATGTGCTGGCTCGCGCAATCGAGGTGATCAACGCCGAACTACCGGTTGACATCATCCTCTTCGGCAAACAGGCGATAGACGGCGACACAGCGCAGGTCGGTCCTGGCGTGGCAACCCGCCTGAACATACCACTGATCACGTATGCGGTAGCGATTGAGGAGTTTGACCTTGCAGCCCGTCGGGCAGTGGTACACCGTCGGGTCGAGCAGGGCATCGAGATATTGGAGACGACCTTACCGGCGCTGCTGACGGTTGAGAAAGAGATTGCGCCGGTGCGTCATGCGCCGCTGCCGCGCCTGATTGCAGCGGCGCGCTATCAGCCAGAAATGTGGACAGCAACATCACCCGTGCCCTTCGATCCGCAGCAGATCGGGTTGAAAGGCTCACCGACCGTGGTCGGCAAGGCGTATACCCCACCACCGCGATCAGGAGGTGACGTCCTCTCCGTTGCCGATCTTGGTCTGGACACAGTGGTGGCGCGGGCAATGGCGGTGATTGAGCGGGCGCATGTGGGCAACCTGCAATCTGTAACGGAGTAG
- a CDS encoding electron transfer flavoprotein subunit alpha/FixB family protein: MNAEQPTIPRIWVFVEQQEHQVHPVSWELLGAAKRLSADLPGSVVEAVLPGHQVADLAPQAFQYGAARIYLIDNPVLEIYRNLPYAVAVSQLVKEHRPEIFLIGATTLGRDLAGSIATRVGTGLTADCTELSIDPANHILAATRPTFGGNLMATILCRRHRPQMATVRPRVLPMPDPAPDATGEVVTVPFDMREEDVPVKRLRLIRAEEQPNIEYAEVIVAGGRGMGGPEGFALLQELADALGGMVAASRPVVDAGWMDASRQVGQTGKTVRPKLYIAAGISGAVQHRVGMSGADVILAINTDPNAPIFQIATMGIVGDLYEVIPALIRQVKGQSYDGQAHL, from the coding sequence ATGAACGCTGAACAGCCAACCATTCCGCGCATCTGGGTGTTCGTCGAGCAACAGGAACATCAGGTGCATCCGGTATCGTGGGAATTGCTCGGCGCGGCGAAGCGGCTGTCGGCGGATCTGCCGGGCAGCGTGGTCGAAGCGGTGCTGCCAGGACATCAGGTTGCCGATCTGGCGCCACAGGCGTTTCAGTATGGCGCAGCACGCATCTATCTGATCGATAATCCAGTGCTGGAGATCTACCGCAACCTGCCGTATGCCGTTGCTGTCAGCCAGCTGGTGAAGGAGCATCGTCCGGAGATTTTCCTGATCGGCGCAACGACGCTTGGGCGCGACCTGGCAGGCTCAATTGCCACGCGCGTCGGCACCGGTCTGACTGCCGACTGCACCGAACTCTCAATCGATCCCGCCAACCATATTCTGGCAGCCACCCGTCCGACATTCGGCGGCAACCTGATGGCGACAATCCTCTGCCGCCGCCACCGACCGCAGATGGCGACTGTTCGCCCACGGGTGCTGCCAATGCCGGACCCCGCACCGGACGCGACCGGCGAAGTAGTGACCGTTCCGTTCGATATGCGCGAGGAGGACGTTCCGGTCAAACGATTGCGGTTGATCCGCGCCGAAGAGCAACCCAACATTGAGTATGCCGAAGTGATCGTCGCCGGTGGACGTGGTATGGGGGGACCGGAGGGATTTGCGCTCCTCCAGGAATTGGCAGACGCACTCGGCGGCATGGTTGCAGCCAGCCGTCCGGTGGTGGACGCCGGATGGATGGACGCCAGCCGGCAGGTGGGACAAACGGGCAAAACGGTGCGTCCCAAGTTGTACATTGCGGCGGGAATCTCCGGCGCAGTGCAGCATCGGGTCGGCATGAGCGGCGCTGATGTCATTCTGGCAATCAACACCGATCCAAACGCGCCGATCTTCCAGATCGCTACGATGGGGATCGTCGGCGATCTGTACGAAGTGATCCCCGCGTTGATACGTCAGGTGAAAGGACAGTCGTATGACGGGCAGGCTCACCTTTGA
- a CDS encoding FAD-dependent oxidoreductase — protein MTGRLTFDAIVVGAGPAGVAAALTMARGGLNVIIIERGRFAGAKNLFGGVFYTHALADVLPDYWERKPPFERPVTEQGYWMLSPDSAIRVMHKSERYLKEPADAYTVLRARFDPWFAEQAAAAGALLITRTTVTQLLKDERGRVIGVDTDRPEGKVYAPVVIIAEGVNNLLTQQAGLIASDLPPKYVALAVKEYINLPAKDLQIRFGLSGPREGVAIDVFGDVTLGLPGTGFIYTDQSGISIGVGMLLDEFVTHRLRPYEVLERFKHHPVVRPYLEGGEVREYGAHLIPEMGYDRMPKLAGDGVMVAGDAAGMVDALHREGTNLAITAGKMAGETALAAHQAGDFSAAFLSRYRRNLEGTFVLQDMKQYRRMTDFLESSPQFMGTYVNLLNEAALRYFTAHGIPKRTMEHDILKMVRERRSFTGVAWDMLKLMRAMRG, from the coding sequence ATGACGGGCAGGCTCACCTTTGATGCGATTGTCGTTGGCGCCGGTCCGGCGGGCGTGGCAGCGGCGCTGACCATGGCGCGTGGCGGGTTGAATGTCATCATCATCGAGCGGGGACGTTTCGCCGGCGCCAAGAACCTCTTTGGCGGGGTCTTCTACACCCACGCGCTGGCAGATGTCCTGCCCGATTACTGGGAACGTAAGCCGCCGTTCGAACGCCCGGTTACCGAGCAGGGGTACTGGATGCTCTCACCGGATAGCGCCATCCGTGTCATGCACAAAAGTGAAAGATACCTCAAAGAACCGGCGGATGCATACACCGTCCTGCGAGCGCGCTTTGATCCCTGGTTCGCCGAGCAGGCGGCTGCGGCCGGCGCGTTGCTCATCACCCGCACAACCGTCACGCAGTTGCTCAAGGACGAACGCGGGCGCGTCATCGGCGTCGATACCGATCGTCCCGAAGGCAAAGTCTACGCACCGGTCGTCATCATCGCCGAGGGGGTCAACAACCTGCTCACGCAACAGGCGGGATTGATTGCGTCGGACCTTCCGCCGAAGTATGTGGCGCTGGCGGTCAAGGAATACATCAACCTGCCGGCAAAGGATTTGCAAATACGCTTTGGCTTGAGCGGTCCGCGCGAAGGCGTTGCCATCGATGTGTTTGGCGATGTTACGCTTGGATTGCCGGGCACCGGCTTCATCTATACCGATCAATCCGGTATTTCGATTGGCGTCGGCATGCTGCTCGACGAATTCGTCACCCACCGTTTACGTCCCTACGAAGTGCTGGAGCGTTTCAAGCACCATCCGGTCGTGCGTCCCTATCTGGAAGGCGGCGAGGTGCGCGAATATGGTGCGCACCTGATCCCGGAGATGGGGTACGACCGTATGCCGAAACTGGCAGGCGATGGGGTGATGGTCGCGGGCGATGCCGCCGGGATGGTGGACGCGCTTCACCGCGAAGGAACGAACCTGGCGATTACGGCAGGCAAGATGGCGGGCGAGACGGCGCTGGCGGCGCACCAGGCGGGCGATTTCTCGGCGGCGTTCCTGAGCCGCTATCGCCGGAACCTGGAAGGAACCTTCGTGTTGCAAGACATGAAACAGTACCGGCGTATGACCGATTTTCTCGAGAGTTCGCCGCAATTTATGGGCACCTACGTCAACCTGTTGAACGAAGCGGCGCTGCGCTACTTCACGGCTCACGGCATTCCCAAGCGCACTATGGAGCACGATATTCTCAAGATGGTGCGCGAGCGTCGCTCGTTTACCGGCGTCGCCTGGGATATGTTGAAACTAATGCGTGCAATGAGAGGGTAA
- a CDS encoding ferredoxin family protein translates to MSNRTNGQTAPVADVQLPHVNIDDLIVCLKYYVDEENAHIRIKDLAICAACDPKPCLAFCPAHVFETDRHGRMMVGYQACIECGSCRVACPFRNVDWRLPRGGHGVAYKYG, encoded by the coding sequence ATGAGTAATCGAACCAATGGCCAGACGGCGCCTGTCGCCGACGTTCAACTGCCGCACGTCAATATCGACGATCTGATTGTCTGTCTGAAATACTACGTCGATGAAGAGAATGCTCACATCCGCATCAAGGATCTGGCAATCTGCGCGGCGTGCGATCCCAAGCCATGCCTGGCGTTCTGCCCGGCACACGTCTTCGAAACCGATCGCCACGGGCGGATGATGGTCGGATACCAGGCATGCATTGAGTGCGGCAGTTGCCGGGTCGCCTGCCCATTCCGCAACGTGGACTGGCGCCTGCCACGCGGTGGGCATGGGGTGGCGTATAAATACGGATAG